Proteins encoded within one genomic window of Trueperaceae bacterium:
- a CDS encoding AAA family ATPase — MSWQLRVLGETSLLGPGKRVAPERKTAALLAYLALEGPTGRSRLAGMLWPESGEERARGNLRQLLRRLRTACGADLLDTSDQLRLDPEVSVDVLRLQARAVTDGALDRAALMGELLDGHDYDDCPELLEWLIAQRERLALLRHQLLEEEIRRHEEQGDLQNAVRLAERLLEIDPLSEESCRKLMRLHYLSGDRSAALRAFRRSREALQRELGLEPLPETVALAREIERQASSLPEREQRAELPIALERPPFLVGREREWTAMESAWKAGKVIVVRGAAGMGKTRLMLEFVAEQGPFLRFAARPGDRSIPYALFSRGLGELFSGAGGQDLPDWARAELARLVPELARDEAPDATTAHKTRLLEAVREALGLARSEGRTALVVDDLHYADDASLEAIAYLLPDGGSGPAGLRWLLGYRAGELEAKRAVWVEEMLSGEWAVAVDPLPLDVDAIGRLIDSLSVPTGDIASGLARYTGGNPLFVVETLKSLAETGSLDLPFPERLPPSRQLGALLSRRLDRLSPAALRLARVAAVLEEAFDLEAAATILDSVPLELAEPLTELESAQLIGEEGFNHDLIRQAVLEGIPAAARRLLHQRAAAYLEKIPVPPGVVARHYLAAGDELRAAPFLKEAGDSAAAAYRLDDAANLYLQAAGLLERNGEISAAFATLSATVEILLKREYGSGHEELERSLFRLARTPAQLAEAWQTRSIFLQMVARARESEAAAREGYRHAVAAGDPGLQVGLLNNVVGALWLQDRIEETLKILAEAIELGERCEDPIPLSETLANMGVILDHLDRHRDAIEYHERSAALRARHSGRLGQVQVMGNLAVSQAELGLARTSLETAERMLLLLEEVHGAEEYEVHALVSAGTAHRDLGQLQSSLDCLQRAVAAAEKLNTWLVTPVRRHLAVTLTLLGRFDDAEEELNRAGRAGEVPDQVRSAILQVRAMLEQYRGGDPTPLLAEAEELLRTSGRPLKRGNLLLLQALALPPEESLAAALEAVELASEHELGGLLIAARTRCAQALLALGRTDEALAQADAAVALLDEYDPVDFYLPELLLTRYRILAAAGAEGADDQLRAGLEWVERAGAGLTAKSDRSSFLSANPVNRELLRTAASAGVATVPTST, encoded by the coding sequence ATGTCGTGGCAACTGCGGGTCCTCGGGGAGACCTCTCTCCTGGGACCGGGGAAACGCGTCGCGCCCGAGCGAAAGACGGCCGCCCTTCTGGCGTACCTGGCTCTGGAGGGGCCCACCGGTCGCTCGCGACTGGCCGGCATGCTCTGGCCCGAATCGGGCGAGGAGCGTGCCCGTGGCAACCTCAGGCAACTCCTCCGGCGCCTGAGAACGGCCTGCGGCGCAGACCTCCTCGACACCTCCGACCAGCTCCGGCTCGATCCGGAAGTCTCCGTCGACGTGCTCCGACTACAGGCGAGGGCCGTGACGGACGGTGCTCTGGACCGAGCTGCTCTCATGGGGGAGCTCTTGGACGGGCATGACTACGACGACTGCCCCGAACTGCTCGAGTGGTTGATCGCTCAGCGCGAACGCCTCGCGCTCCTCCGTCACCAGTTGCTCGAGGAGGAGATCCGCCGCCACGAGGAGCAGGGGGATCTCCAGAACGCCGTGCGGCTGGCCGAGCGGCTGCTGGAGATCGATCCGCTCTCCGAGGAGTCGTGCCGGAAGCTGATGCGACTCCACTACCTGAGCGGTGACCGATCGGCTGCGCTGCGCGCCTTCCGCCGCAGCCGGGAAGCGCTCCAACGGGAGCTGGGACTCGAGCCGTTGCCCGAGACCGTCGCCCTCGCCCGGGAGATAGAACGGCAGGCGAGTTCGCTTCCCGAACGCGAACAACGAGCCGAGCTGCCCATCGCCCTCGAGCGGCCACCCTTCCTCGTTGGCCGCGAGCGGGAGTGGACGGCGATGGAATCGGCCTGGAAGGCGGGCAAGGTGATCGTCGTTCGGGGAGCGGCGGGCATGGGGAAGACGCGACTCATGCTCGAGTTCGTCGCCGAACAGGGACCCTTCCTGCGATTCGCCGCCAGGCCCGGCGACAGGAGCATCCCCTACGCCCTCTTCTCGCGCGGGCTCGGGGAACTCTTCAGCGGCGCCGGTGGGCAGGATCTTCCCGACTGGGCGCGTGCCGAACTCGCTCGCCTGGTGCCTGAGCTCGCCCGAGACGAGGCTCCCGATGCCACGACTGCGCACAAGACCCGGCTTCTCGAGGCGGTGCGTGAAGCGCTCGGGCTCGCTCGATCCGAAGGTCGAACCGCCCTCGTCGTCGACGACCTGCACTACGCCGACGACGCCTCGCTGGAAGCGATCGCCTACCTGCTGCCCGACGGCGGCAGTGGCCCTGCCGGGCTCCGCTGGCTGCTCGGCTACCGGGCCGGGGAACTGGAGGCGAAGCGGGCCGTCTGGGTCGAGGAGATGCTCTCGGGCGAGTGGGCGGTTGCGGTTGATCCGCTGCCGCTCGATGTCGACGCGATCGGTCGGCTGATCGACTCCCTCTCCGTGCCTACCGGGGATATCGCCTCGGGGCTGGCCAGGTACACCGGCGGCAACCCGCTGTTCGTGGTCGAAACGCTCAAGAGCCTCGCGGAAACCGGAAGCCTCGACCTCCCCTTCCCGGAACGTCTTCCCCCTTCCCGGCAGCTCGGTGCTCTGCTCTCGCGTCGGCTCGACCGGCTCTCCCCGGCTGCCCTCCGGCTCGCCCGCGTGGCCGCCGTACTGGAGGAGGCCTTCGACCTCGAAGCCGCCGCGACCATACTCGACAGCGTGCCCCTCGAGCTGGCCGAGCCGCTGACCGAGCTCGAGAGCGCGCAACTCATCGGCGAAGAGGGGTTCAACCACGACCTCATACGCCAGGCGGTGTTGGAGGGGATACCTGCCGCGGCTCGCCGACTGCTCCACCAGCGCGCCGCCGCCTACCTCGAGAAGATACCGGTACCACCGGGAGTAGTCGCCCGCCACTACCTCGCTGCCGGCGACGAACTGCGCGCCGCCCCCTTCCTCAAGGAGGCGGGAGACTCGGCCGCAGCGGCCTACAGGCTGGACGACGCCGCCAACCTCTACCTCCAGGCGGCGGGCCTGCTGGAGCGGAACGGGGAGATCTCAGCGGCTTTCGCGACGCTGTCGGCCACCGTTGAGATACTCCTGAAGCGCGAGTACGGGTCCGGTCACGAAGAGCTGGAACGTTCCCTCTTCCGCCTCGCTCGCACTCCGGCGCAGCTTGCCGAGGCGTGGCAGACCCGTTCGATATTCCTCCAGATGGTGGCTCGCGCAAGGGAGAGCGAGGCTGCCGCCCGGGAAGGGTACCGGCACGCCGTCGCCGCGGGCGACCCGGGATTGCAGGTGGGTCTACTCAATAACGTGGTGGGTGCCCTCTGGCTCCAGGATCGGATCGAGGAGACGCTCAAGATCCTCGCGGAGGCGATCGAGCTGGGCGAGCGGTGTGAGGACCCTATCCCGCTCTCCGAGACGCTGGCGAACATGGGGGTGATACTCGACCACCTCGATCGCCACCGGGATGCGATCGAGTATCACGAACGTTCGGCTGCCCTGCGCGCCAGGCACTCGGGCCGCCTGGGCCAGGTCCAGGTGATGGGCAATCTGGCGGTGAGCCAGGCCGAGCTGGGATTGGCTCGAACCTCGCTCGAGACCGCCGAGCGGATGCTGTTGCTGCTCGAGGAGGTACACGGCGCCGAGGAGTACGAGGTCCACGCGCTCGTTTCGGCCGGCACGGCGCATCGTGACCTCGGCCAACTGCAGAGCTCGCTCGACTGCCTCCAGCGCGCGGTCGCTGCCGCCGAGAAGCTCAATACCTGGCTGGTCACACCGGTTAGGCGGCATCTCGCGGTCACGCTCACCCTCCTCGGCCGCTTCGACGATGCGGAGGAGGAGCTGAACCGAGCGGGCCGGGCCGGGGAGGTCCCGGACCAGGTCCGCAGCGCGATACTCCAGGTGCGGGCCATGCTCGAACAGTATCGGGGAGGCGACCCGACGCCCCTCCTTGCCGAGGCCGAGGAGTTGCTGCGAACGAGCGGCAGGCCCCTCAAACGGGGCAACCTGCTGCTGCTCCAGGCGCTCGCCCTGCCGCCCGAGGAGTCGCTGGCCGCCGCACTCGAAGCCGTTGAGCTGGCCAGCGAACACGAACTGGGTGGTCTGCTCATCGCCGCCCGCACCCGTTGCGCCCAGGCGCTGCTCGCCCTCGGCCGAACCGATGAGGCGCTGGCGCAGGCCGATGCCGCGGTCGCTCTGCTGGACGAGTACGATCCGGTGGATTTCTACCTGCCCGAGCTCCTCTTGACGCGTTACCGCATCCTGGCGGCCGCCGGAGCCGAGGGGGCCGACGACCAGCTTCGCGCCGGCCTGGAGTGGGTGGAGAGGGCGGGCGCTGGACTGACTGCGAAGTCGGACCGCAGCAGCTTCCTGAGCGCGAACCCGGTGAACCGAGAACTGCTGAGAACAGCTGCCTCGGCCGGAGTTGCGACGGTTCCGACTTCGACCTGA
- a CDS encoding CsgG/HfaB family protein yields the protein MKKQLTTAVLGLLLLVAACAPTTSAPASTAAAQVTCYDDTPETVMIAEFEKVGGGYGGTNVLGVEEAARARLVNLMVNSGCYRVIEESQLQALIAGQGLESTDPAELARASGAGYLITGVLTRSTLSRPSGGIAGFGGGFVTADVAVDMRATDVITGEIVASIDASASVRNPNFSVTGVPLAGQISYEDPTYGPLMADAAEAAMVKALQELTLRF from the coding sequence ATGAAGAAGCAACTAACGACAGCCGTCCTGGGCCTCTTGCTCCTGGTGGCCGCCTGCGCCCCCACCACCTCGGCTCCGGCCAGTACCGCCGCCGCCCAGGTCACCTGCTACGACGACACCCCCGAGACGGTGATGATCGCCGAGTTCGAGAAGGTGGGCGGCGGATACGGCGGGACCAATGTGCTCGGTGTCGAGGAGGCCGCCCGTGCCCGCCTCGTCAACCTCATGGTGAACTCCGGCTGCTATCGGGTGATCGAAGAATCGCAGTTGCAGGCCCTCATCGCCGGCCAAGGGCTCGAGTCCACCGATCCCGCCGAGCTGGCCCGGGCCTCGGGCGCCGGCTACCTGATAACCGGCGTGCTCACCCGCTCCACCCTGAGCCGGCCCAGCGGCGGCATCGCCGGCTTCGGAGGCGGATTCGTAACGGCCGACGTCGCAGTCGACATGCGGGCTACGGACGTGATCACGGGCGAGATAGTCGCCTCCATCGACGCCAGCGCCAGCGTGCGCAACCCGAACTTCAGCGTTACCGGAGTGCCGCTGGCCGGACAGATCTCGTACGAAGATCCGACCTATGGCCCGCTGATGGCCGACGCTGCCGAAGCGGCGATGGTGAAGGCGCTGCAGGAACTCACCTTGCGCTTCTGA
- a CDS encoding discoidin domain-containing protein: MTRSSAEPSGSGRAGTASARALGVPRARQIARWLVALLLGIGALGALACSSAIAQSQSCATVASGGEQNSPIAAPACVVGELAPSKVLLLPITLPTDGSHASIGAFLEAEGELELCLLGADGARLQCRRGTGEVMLVDLVGTGTGGHSVHLRQDGSEATRFRLELGLAAPEADEAEPNDTLAQASPMRDGEASGRWLGDEYDYYSFQVTGAPRLWRFEAAGSGLSMLDYLDGSGRSVLQRSATNGEVSMTNLFLLPGRHYLAVRGADSDYSLRAIPLAEPGEDAEREFNDDTTRALALPRGAVRSGTLDAGDSDYYRFTLYAREYVRIEVEPNEGTGLNIYLDDLYSTRQDLPPGEPTVYQALLLPGDHYLRVQPSYDQTGDYRIGYVTLDPLALPADVEPNDEEYQAGPMPATGSIEGELSRNDNEDWYRLPPLKEPSTVTMETEGSPQLTFYRVEGERYEQVARVNGESDPTVELPAASDLRLQVYGEQPYRLAFDPVAFGLSAPAPVQLGVTVEADDVPLSAYWHEGQIIEGVVTVENDGPTPRQVELRTASSHYEWRPRLAQTRLLLEPGETRRVPLTVEVLPDARADISTRITVQARPSGANGTEDEGADLYFRADGPTGTLEFTAVCGAPPLRPTAVWPVPAELLGGLDLAAAGLGGTIADPAGSGAALALIDGMVAPSTGWQGVVGNSVTFRLAQPALPIAGLLLNPYSHGRPQEWLDEFEVQASDDGERFDTILEGRLRPEPVEQALLFDSPVTTSYLRLVALSNQSGYRGRITLGEFKAVAAEAEGFFGGLGADLAAPANGGYLVWTKPDRHPGPDVFSETSGGWGAYLDEGETAIEWAIGFHNDRAARVAALEWVPPKTVGGPPLESVEVAISLDSPVGPWTVLGTWDVARQSRFELEGAPWVRFVRISARGLPEKTGYSLPAAVKVFEAPTSGDYRTILGEWGQSQKTAVFEAQQGQSAQVALSENDDNDTVETAQLLVDGESVEGQVVIGEDVDWYRISVPEGENSFELTLSGEPVLGVEYDLLDDGGKPVLFDESGSSAQKTLTAFVQPGDYYLRLEEPPRSVVFAWDNSGSMGPYLDIIYQTVAGFVQDVQPGREVAQLLAFEEDPRGVFLLPDWSGDPLELMSALNDYDRSAGSSNAEASLLASTLALGEREGTRAIMFMTDAESPGLDLNARLWTELERVRPRIFTFETSSAGSTYTQDLMQSWADVAGGYYDYARGVGDFEAGFDRATCHLRRPARYSLLTDTEYREPPGPGLLSVVRAEGTAGNPPVEIILDLSGSMSRPLPSGPSRVAVAKKVLDDLVAHTLPAGTPFALRMFGHIRPNSCDTRLDLPLGPLDSAQVQRVVAAAQPQLLSGTPLADSLLEVPHDLGDRGDGATVILLTDGEESCGGDVEAAVTALRDSGFSVQLHIISFDVASDEAKAAFAQWARLGGGRFFDTSDEAALASALRDALQPAFEVLAPDGTVVAVGTVGGAGVSVPPGLYSISIAGETVIEDVRVRGDDERVLTLGGDGS; this comes from the coding sequence ATGACAAGAAGTAGCGCCGAACCAAGCGGCTCGGGGAGGGCCGGGACGGCGAGCGCCCGCGCCTTGGGCGTTCCACGCGCGCGCCAGATCGCGAGATGGCTGGTGGCTCTGCTGCTGGGCATCGGCGCGCTCGGCGCGCTCGCATGCTCCTCGGCGATCGCCCAGTCCCAGAGCTGTGCCACCGTCGCCTCCGGCGGTGAGCAGAACAGCCCGATCGCTGCTCCGGCATGCGTGGTGGGCGAGCTAGCGCCCTCGAAAGTCCTGCTCCTTCCGATAACTCTGCCGACGGATGGGTCTCATGCGTCGATTGGAGCGTTTCTGGAGGCGGAAGGGGAGCTAGAGCTGTGCCTGCTCGGCGCCGATGGGGCGCGGCTCCAGTGCCGACGAGGAACAGGCGAGGTCATGCTGGTCGATCTGGTTGGCACCGGCACGGGAGGACACTCGGTACATCTGCGCCAGGACGGAAGCGAGGCGACACGGTTCAGGCTCGAGCTCGGTCTCGCCGCCCCGGAAGCGGACGAGGCCGAGCCGAACGACACTCTTGCCCAGGCCTCCCCGATGCGTGACGGTGAGGCGAGCGGACGCTGGCTGGGTGACGAGTACGACTACTACTCCTTCCAGGTAACCGGAGCTCCTCGACTGTGGCGATTCGAGGCGGCAGGGAGTGGCCTTTCGATGCTCGACTACCTCGACGGATCGGGCAGGTCGGTGCTGCAACGCTCGGCGACCAACGGCGAGGTCTCGATGACCAACCTGTTCCTGCTGCCCGGCCGCCACTATCTCGCGGTGCGAGGCGCCGACTCCGACTACTCGCTGAGGGCGATCCCTCTGGCTGAGCCCGGGGAGGATGCGGAACGCGAGTTCAACGACGACACGACGAGAGCGCTAGCGCTCCCCAGGGGGGCGGTCAGGAGCGGAACCCTCGACGCCGGCGACAGTGACTACTACCGGTTCACCCTCTACGCGCGCGAGTACGTCCGCATCGAGGTGGAGCCGAACGAAGGCACCGGCCTCAACATCTACCTCGACGATCTCTATTCGACCCGGCAGGACCTCCCGCCCGGTGAGCCGACCGTCTACCAGGCGTTGCTCCTGCCCGGCGACCACTACCTGCGGGTGCAGCCGAGCTACGACCAGACCGGTGACTATCGCATCGGCTACGTGACGCTCGATCCGTTGGCGCTGCCGGCAGATGTCGAACCCAACGACGAGGAGTACCAGGCCGGGCCGATGCCGGCAACTGGCTCCATCGAAGGTGAACTGAGCAGAAACGACAACGAGGACTGGTACAGGCTACCGCCGCTGAAGGAGCCGTCAACCGTCACGATGGAGACGGAAGGGTCGCCCCAGCTGACCTTCTACCGGGTAGAGGGAGAGCGCTACGAGCAGGTCGCGCGCGTGAACGGCGAATCGGACCCGACGGTCGAACTGCCCGCCGCGAGTGACCTGAGGCTGCAGGTCTACGGCGAGCAGCCGTACCGCCTGGCCTTCGACCCGGTTGCTTTCGGCCTCTCGGCGCCCGCGCCGGTTCAGCTAGGCGTAACGGTGGAAGCCGACGACGTCCCCCTCTCGGCCTACTGGCACGAGGGGCAGATCATAGAAGGGGTCGTGACCGTGGAGAACGACGGTCCGACTCCCAGACAGGTCGAGTTGCGCACGGCCAGCTCTCACTACGAGTGGCGCCCCCGGCTGGCCCAGACGAGGCTGCTCCTGGAGCCGGGGGAGACCAGGAGGGTACCGCTGACGGTCGAGGTACTGCCCGACGCCCGGGCCGACATCAGCACCAGGATCACGGTTCAGGCTCGGCCGTCCGGTGCCAACGGGACCGAAGACGAGGGGGCTGATCTCTACTTCCGGGCCGATGGGCCCACCGGCACGCTCGAATTCACCGCAGTGTGCGGAGCGCCTCCCCTCAGGCCCACCGCGGTGTGGCCCGTGCCCGCTGAACTGTTGGGCGGACTCGACCTGGCGGCTGCCGGTCTCGGTGGAACCATCGCCGACCCCGCCGGTAGCGGAGCCGCGCTCGCCTTGATCGACGGCATGGTCGCGCCATCGACCGGCTGGCAGGGAGTCGTAGGCAACTCGGTGACCTTCCGCCTTGCTCAGCCGGCCCTGCCCATCGCAGGGCTTCTACTGAACCCGTACTCGCATGGCAGGCCGCAGGAGTGGCTGGACGAGTTCGAAGTGCAGGCGTCGGATGACGGCGAACGGTTCGATACCATCCTCGAGGGCCGACTGAGACCCGAGCCGGTCGAGCAGGCCCTTCTCTTCGACAGCCCGGTGACCACCAGTTACCTCCGCCTCGTCGCCCTGTCGAACCAGAGCGGCTACCGCGGCAGGATCACACTGGGCGAGTTCAAGGCGGTGGCGGCCGAGGCGGAAGGTTTCTTCGGCGGCCTCGGAGCAGACCTCGCCGCCCCCGCGAACGGCGGTTACCTGGTTTGGACGAAGCCCGACCGGCATCCGGGGCCGGATGTCTTCAGCGAGACCTCGGGCGGTTGGGGAGCCTACCTGGACGAGGGCGAGACCGCCATCGAGTGGGCTATCGGTTTCCACAACGACCGTGCCGCCAGGGTTGCAGCGCTCGAGTGGGTTCCCCCCAAGACCGTGGGTGGGCCGCCACTGGAGAGTGTCGAGGTGGCGATCAGCCTCGACAGTCCGGTAGGACCGTGGACGGTCCTGGGAACCTGGGACGTCGCGCGGCAGTCCCGATTCGAACTGGAAGGCGCGCCCTGGGTTCGCTTCGTGCGCATAAGCGCCCGCGGGTTGCCGGAGAAGACCGGCTACTCCCTACCCGCTGCCGTCAAGGTATTCGAGGCCCCCACGAGCGGCGACTACCGCACCATCCTCGGTGAGTGGGGTCAGTCCCAGAAGACCGCGGTCTTCGAGGCCCAGCAGGGACAGTCGGCTCAGGTGGCGCTGAGCGAGAACGACGACAACGACACCGTTGAAACTGCTCAGCTGCTCGTGGACGGGGAGTCGGTCGAAGGCCAGGTAGTGATCGGGGAGGACGTCGACTGGTACCGCATAAGCGTCCCGGAGGGCGAGAACAGCTTCGAACTGACGCTCTCCGGCGAGCCGGTACTGGGCGTCGAGTACGACCTGCTGGACGACGGCGGCAAGCCCGTACTGTTCGACGAATCGGGATCCTCTGCCCAGAAGACGCTGACCGCCTTCGTGCAGCCGGGCGACTACTACCTACGGCTCGAAGAACCGCCCCGATCGGTGGTCTTCGCCTGGGACAACAGCGGCTCGATGGGACCGTATCTCGACATCATCTACCAGACCGTGGCGGGTTTCGTACAGGACGTCCAGCCCGGGCGTGAGGTCGCTCAACTGCTGGCCTTCGAGGAGGACCCCCGGGGTGTCTTCCTGCTGCCCGATTGGAGCGGCGACCCGCTCGAGCTGATGAGCGCGCTCAACGACTACGACCGCTCGGCCGGCTCGAGCAACGCCGAGGCCAGCCTCCTCGCCTCCACTCTTGCACTGGGTGAGCGGGAGGGAACCCGGGCGATCATGTTCATGACCGACGCAGAGAGCCCCGGCCTCGACCTCAATGCCAGGCTATGGACGGAGCTGGAGCGGGTGCGGCCGCGCATCTTCACCTTCGAGACCAGTTCGGCCGGCTCCACCTACACTCAGGACCTCATGCAGTCTTGGGCCGACGTGGCCGGCGGTTACTACGACTACGCCCGGGGCGTGGGCGACTTCGAGGCCGGGTTCGATAGGGCGACTTGCCATCTGAGGCGGCCCGCCCGCTACAGCCTGCTCACGGATACCGAGTACCGCGAGCCGCCCGGGCCGGGGCTGCTCAGCGTCGTGCGCGCCGAGGGGACGGCCGGCAATCCCCCGGTCGAGATAATCCTCGACCTCTCCGGATCGATGAGCCGGCCGCTGCCCTCCGGTCCGAGCCGGGTTGCGGTCGCCAAGAAGGTCCTCGACGACCTGGTGGCCCACACCTTGCCCGCTGGAACGCCGTTCGCCCTGCGGATGTTCGGTCACATCCGCCCCAACAGCTGCGATACCCGCCTCGATCTGCCGCTGGGTCCGCTCGACTCTGCCCAGGTTCAGCGGGTCGTTGCCGCGGCCCAGCCTCAACTACTCTCGGGAACCCCCCTCGCGGATTCGCTGCTAGAGGTCCCCCACGACCTGGGCGATCGCGGCGACGGCGCAACGGTGATCCTCCTGACCGACGGCGAGGAATCGTGTGGAGGCGATGTCGAGGCCGCCGTAACGGCCCTGCGCGACTCGGGCTTCTCGGTCCAGCTCCACATCATCTCGTTCGACGTCGCCTCGGACGAGGCGAAGGCCGCCTTCGCTCAGTGGGCTCGACTCGGAGGCGGCCGCTTCTTCGACACGAGCGACGAAGCGGCACTGGCCTCGGCCCTTCGAGACGCGCTCCAGCCGGCGTTTGAAGTGCTCGCGCCCGATGGCACGGTCGTGGCGGTGGGGACCGTGGGCGGCGCCGGCGTATCGGTACCGCCCGGTCTCTACTCGATCAGCATCGCCGGAGAAACGGTGATAGAAGACGTGCGAGTGCGCGGCGACGACGAACGGGTGCTGACCCTGGGCGGGGATGGGTCGTGA
- a CDS encoding metalloregulator ArsR/SmtB family transcription factor: MDSDRLSAVFGALAHPTRRAILDRLARGDANVGELYEPFGVSQPAISRHLKVLEQAGLITRTRRATARLNHLEAGPLREATIWLARYQEYWDESFERLDELLASLQQERDG, encoded by the coding sequence ATGGATTCTGATCGGTTGAGCGCGGTATTCGGCGCACTGGCGCATCCCACTCGCCGCGCGATCCTCGATCGCCTCGCACGCGGCGACGCCAACGTTGGCGAACTCTACGAACCGTTCGGGGTGTCGCAACCGGCTATCTCGCGCCACCTCAAGGTGCTCGAGCAGGCCGGGCTCATCACCCGTACCCGGCGGGCAACGGCGCGACTCAACCACCTGGAGGCCGGCCCGCTGCGCGAGGCGACCATCTGGCTGGCTCGCTATCAGGAGTACTGGGACGAAAGCTTCGAGCGTCTGGACGAACTGCTGGCATCGCTCCAGCAGGAGCGGGACGGCTGA
- a CDS encoding SRPBCC family protein, translating into MNRTKITAEPGKPTVIIERAFDAPKELLFRAYTEPELLAQWLGPRGYEMKVERLEARDGGRYRYIHTDPEGNEYGFRGVFHGNPNSESIIQTFEFEGWPGHVSLDSLWFEEREGKTVVRTVSSFQSTEDRDAMIESGMEKGVVQGHEQLDELLQRLPAVS; encoded by the coding sequence ATGAACAGGACGAAGATAACCGCGGAACCAGGGAAGCCTACCGTGATCATCGAGCGGGCGTTCGACGCCCCTAAGGAGTTGCTCTTCCGCGCCTACACCGAGCCGGAACTGCTGGCCCAGTGGCTGGGGCCGCGCGGCTACGAGATGAAGGTCGAGCGGCTCGAAGCACGCGACGGCGGTCGCTACCGGTACATCCACACCGACCCTGAGGGCAACGAGTACGGTTTCAGAGGAGTCTTCCACGGGAACCCCAATAGCGAATCGATAATTCAGACCTTCGAGTTCGAGGGCTGGCCCGGCCATGTGTCCCTCGACTCACTCTGGTTCGAGGAGAGGGAGGGAAAGACGGTCGTGCGGACCGTTTCCTCCTTCCAGTCAACCGAAGACCGCGACGCGATGATCGAGTCGGGCATGGAGAAAGGTGTCGTCCAGGGCCACGAGCAGCTCGACGAACTCCTGCAGCGGCTGCCCGCCGTCAGCTAA
- a CDS encoding Gfo/Idh/MocA family oxidoreductase — MTGTEPVVAQPATRAPLRVGIIGCGNISATYLKVARQFERLRVVAVSDLDPERARARAEEFGVRAQPVESLLLDDEIEAVINLTVPNVHAQVSKLILEAGKHVYSEKPLATRREDGSELLELAHSRDLRIGCAPDTFLGAGLQTVRKLIDEGAIGRPVAATAFMMSSGVEMWHPDPGFFYRPGAGPLFDMGPYYLTALISFLGPIAAVSGQAATSFPERLITSKPLAGQTLRVETPTHITGLCDFHSGAVATLMTSFDVQASRLPRMEIYGSEGTIDVPDPNTFGGPVRLRRKGEKEWAEVPLTHGYTSNSRGLGLADMAHALASGRDHRANGELAYHVLDVMQSILEASDEGRRTEVSSSCGRPAPLPLGLEEGRLDD; from the coding sequence GTGACCGGGACCGAGCCAGTCGTGGCGCAGCCCGCGACGAGGGCGCCGCTGCGGGTCGGCATCATCGGCTGCGGCAACATCAGCGCCACCTACCTGAAGGTGGCACGGCAGTTCGAGCGGCTGAGGGTCGTCGCCGTTTCCGACCTGGACCCAGAGCGCGCCCGGGCCCGGGCGGAAGAGTTCGGGGTGCGCGCCCAGCCGGTAGAGTCGCTCCTGCTCGATGACGAGATCGAGGCCGTCATCAACCTGACCGTGCCGAACGTGCACGCTCAGGTGAGCAAGCTGATCCTGGAGGCGGGGAAGCACGTCTACAGCGAGAAGCCGCTCGCCACCCGTCGCGAGGATGGAAGCGAGTTGCTGGAGTTGGCCCACTCCCGGGACCTGAGGATCGGCTGCGCTCCCGACACCTTCCTGGGCGCCGGCCTCCAGACCGTGCGGAAGCTCATCGATGAGGGTGCCATCGGGAGGCCGGTGGCCGCCACGGCGTTCATGATGAGCAGCGGGGTCGAGATGTGGCACCCCGACCCGGGCTTCTTCTACCGGCCCGGCGCCGGCCCACTCTTCGACATGGGCCCCTACTACCTCACCGCGCTCATCTCCTTCCTCGGCCCGATCGCCGCCGTGAGCGGGCAGGCCGCCACCTCTTTCCCGGAGAGATTGATAACCAGCAAGCCGCTGGCCGGGCAGACCCTCCGGGTCGAAACGCCTACCCACATAACCGGGCTCTGCGATTTCCACTCGGGCGCCGTCGCCACGCTCATGACCTCGTTCGACGTGCAGGCGAGCCGGCTTCCCAGGATGGAGATCTATGGGAGTGAGGGGACTATCGATGTGCCCGACCCCAATACCTTCGGGGGACCGGTTCGCCTGCGGCGCAAGGGGGAGAAGGAGTGGGCCGAGGTTCCTCTGACCCACGGTTACACCAGCAACAGCCGCGGGCTGGGGCTGGCCGACATGGCACACGCGCTCGCCTCGGGCCGGGACCACCGGGCCAACGGAGAGCTCGCGTACCACGTCCTCGACGTCATGCAGTCGATACTCGAGGCGTCGGACGAGGGCCGTCGCACCGAGGTGAGTAGCAGCTGCGGGAGACCCGCTCCTCTGCCTTTGGGCCTTGAGGAGGGGAGGTTGGACGACTGA